A window of Aeromicrobium sp. Root236 contains these coding sequences:
- a CDS encoding TetR family transcriptional regulator → MKPKNSLNPALVVERALAIVDAEGLDALTVRKVADAFDVTPMALYWHFSNKEALLAAVGDAVVSSLRLPDENLPLEDYLREAMTSLVDVMRAHPSASPLVAQQIMQAETGRDLTERFLDKLAIAGFDVDRSSAVAHYAMQIAMTLVSREPGAELAFKPEDREAILERKRASLASLPEDRYPRLRAAADAMIECPNTDEYYADGIAIFVAGVMADARALARA, encoded by the coding sequence GTGAAGCCCAAGAACTCGCTCAATCCGGCCCTCGTCGTCGAACGCGCCCTCGCGATCGTCGACGCCGAGGGACTCGACGCGCTGACCGTCCGCAAGGTCGCCGACGCGTTCGACGTGACGCCGATGGCGCTCTACTGGCACTTCTCCAACAAGGAGGCGCTGCTCGCCGCCGTCGGCGACGCCGTCGTGTCGTCCCTGCGCCTGCCCGACGAGAACCTCCCGCTCGAGGACTACCTCCGTGAGGCCATGACGTCGCTGGTCGACGTGATGCGCGCGCACCCCAGCGCCTCTCCACTGGTGGCGCAGCAGATCATGCAGGCCGAGACGGGGCGCGACCTGACCGAGCGGTTCCTCGACAAGCTGGCGATCGCCGGGTTCGACGTCGACCGGTCGTCAGCGGTCGCGCACTATGCGATGCAGATCGCCATGACGCTCGTGAGCCGGGAGCCCGGCGCCGAGCTGGCCTTCAAGCCCGAGGACCGCGAGGCGATCCTGGAGCGCAAACGAGCCAGCCTGGCGTCGCTGCCCGAGGACCGCTACCCCCGGCTCCGCGCAGCGGCGGACGCGATGATCGAGTGCCCCAACACCGATGAGTACTACGCCGACGGCATCGCGATCTTCGTCGCCGGCGTGATGGCCGACGCGAGGGCCCTCGCCCGCGCTTGA
- a CDS encoding acyl-CoA dehydrogenase family protein translates to MDFQLDSEQEALRDAVRGLLAKAYDTSETRRAVTKQEPGWGDKTWQQLAEMGVLGLPFAEEDGGMGAGPAEVAIVAEEIGRVIAPEPFVEAVVLAGGLVAAAGTPEQRGEILGALAEGTLVPAFAHTEPASRYELAATGVTASGSGDAWTLNGVKEPVLGGARADLLIVSAVIDGGTGLFLVKPDADGLTRTGYPTFDGGRAAHVGFANTPATPLGEPGADQSDVIAATVARAQIAYGHESLGAMETALRTTTEYLKTRKQFGVPLMTFQALTFRAADMYVSLELARSTVTWATLVLLDGGDATEAASRAKLQVSKAGRHIGQEAIQLHGGIGMTAEYSVGHYTSRLTAIDHALGDGRHHLNRLVSTLGDHTVVDPLP, encoded by the coding sequence ATGGACTTCCAACTGGACTCTGAGCAGGAGGCCCTGCGCGACGCGGTCCGCGGGCTGCTCGCCAAGGCGTACGACACGTCGGAGACCCGTCGCGCGGTGACCAAGCAGGAACCGGGCTGGGGCGACAAGACGTGGCAGCAGCTCGCCGAGATGGGCGTCCTCGGACTGCCCTTCGCCGAGGAGGACGGCGGCATGGGCGCCGGTCCTGCCGAGGTGGCGATCGTGGCCGAGGAGATCGGGCGGGTCATCGCACCCGAGCCGTTCGTCGAGGCCGTCGTGCTGGCCGGCGGCCTGGTCGCCGCGGCCGGTACGCCCGAGCAGCGTGGCGAGATCCTGGGCGCACTGGCCGAGGGCACCCTGGTGCCGGCCTTCGCGCACACCGAGCCGGCCTCGCGCTACGAGCTCGCAGCCACGGGCGTCACGGCGTCCGGCAGCGGCGACGCGTGGACGCTCAACGGCGTCAAGGAGCCGGTGCTCGGCGGTGCACGCGCCGACCTGCTGATCGTCAGCGCGGTGATCGACGGCGGCACCGGACTCTTCCTGGTGAAGCCCGACGCCGACGGCCTCACGCGTACCGGCTACCCGACGTTCGACGGTGGCCGTGCGGCTCACGTCGGCTTCGCCAACACCCCCGCGACGCCCCTGGGCGAGCCGGGCGCCGACCAGTCGGACGTCATCGCGGCGACCGTCGCGCGCGCCCAGATCGCGTACGGCCACGAGTCGCTCGGCGCGATGGAGACCGCGCTGCGCACGACGACCGAGTACCTCAAGACGCGCAAGCAGTTCGGCGTCCCGCTGATGACGTTCCAGGCGCTGACGTTCCGGGCCGCCGACATGTACGTGTCGCTCGAGCTCGCCCGCAGCACCGTCACGTGGGCAACGCTCGTACTGCTCGACGGCGGCGACGCCACGGAGGCGGCGTCCCGCGCCAAGCTGCAGGTCAGCAAGGCCGGACGGCACATCGGCCAGGAGGCCATCCAGCTGCACGGCGGCATCGGCATGACCGCGGAGTACAGCGTCGGCCACTACACGAGCCGGCTCACCGCGATCGACCACGCCCTCGGCGACGGCCGGCACCACCTCAACCGGCTCGTGTCGACCCTCGGCGACCACACCGTCGTCGATCCCCTGCCCTGA
- a CDS encoding acyl-CoA dehydrogenase family protein, which translates to MKLQLSDEDAAFREEMHTFFTTQIPQDVRDTVAARRELSKEQIVASVQAMNAAGIAVPNWPVEWGGKDWTPLQRHIWHEEMQLANVPPPLPFNASMVGPVIAAFGSQELKERFLPKTANLDIWWSQGFSEPDAGSDLASLRTTAVRDGDDYLVNGQKTWTTLGQYGDWIFTLVRTDPSVKKQAGISFLLIDMSSPGVTVRPIELIDGGHEVNEVWFENVRVPAENLVGEENKGWDYAKFLLGNERVGVAPVGSTKRTLSQAKEFARTAGPGGTSLLEDPLVAAQIADLENEILALELTALRVVANSADGKPHPASSVLKLRGTELQQAVTELFVDLAGPLALASGAGDGSDVPDLARVATPNYLNFRKASIYGGSNEVQRQIIAGTILGLRG; encoded by the coding sequence ATGAAACTTCAGCTGTCAGACGAGGACGCAGCCTTCCGCGAGGAGATGCACACCTTCTTCACGACGCAGATCCCGCAGGACGTCCGCGACACGGTCGCCGCCCGCCGCGAGCTCAGCAAGGAGCAGATCGTCGCGTCGGTGCAGGCCATGAACGCCGCCGGCATCGCCGTGCCCAACTGGCCGGTCGAGTGGGGCGGCAAGGACTGGACCCCCCTGCAGCGCCACATCTGGCACGAGGAGATGCAGCTCGCGAACGTACCGCCGCCGCTGCCGTTCAACGCCTCGATGGTCGGCCCGGTCATCGCCGCGTTCGGCTCGCAGGAGCTCAAGGAGCGCTTCCTGCCCAAGACCGCCAACCTCGACATCTGGTGGTCGCAGGGATTCTCCGAGCCCGACGCCGGCTCCGACCTCGCGTCGCTGCGGACCACCGCGGTGCGCGACGGCGACGACTACCTCGTCAACGGCCAGAAGACGTGGACCACGCTCGGCCAGTACGGTGACTGGATCTTCACGCTGGTCCGCACGGATCCCTCGGTCAAGAAGCAGGCCGGCATCTCGTTCCTGCTGATCGACATGTCCTCCCCCGGCGTCACCGTGCGCCCGATCGAGCTCATCGACGGCGGCCACGAGGTCAACGAGGTGTGGTTCGAGAACGTACGCGTGCCCGCCGAGAACCTCGTCGGCGAGGAGAACAAGGGCTGGGACTACGCCAAGTTCCTCCTCGGCAACGAGCGCGTCGGCGTCGCACCCGTCGGCTCGACCAAGCGCACGCTGTCGCAGGCCAAGGAGTTCGCCAGGACCGCAGGGCCGGGTGGCACGTCGCTGCTCGAGGACCCGCTGGTCGCCGCCCAGATCGCCGACCTGGAGAACGAGATCCTGGCGCTCGAGCTGACCGCGCTGCGGGTCGTCGCCAACTCGGCCGACGGCAAGCCGCACCCCGCCTCGTCGGTGCTCAAGCTGCGCGGCACCGAGCTGCAGCAGGCGGTCACCGAGCTGTTCGTCGACCTCGCCGGTCCGCTGGCGCTGGCCTCGGGTGCCGGCGACGGGTCGGACGTGCCCGACCTCGCCCGCGTGGCGACGCCCAACTACCTCAACTTCCGCAAGGCGTCGATCTACGGCGGCTCCAACGAGGTGCAACGACAGATCATCGCCGGCACGATCCTGGGACTGAGGGGCTGA
- a CDS encoding threonine/serine exporter ThrE family protein, with protein sequence MGRVTETREIQRTLDVALRVGDMLLANGAGAADVTATMSSIAHHLGLRQALVDVTFTTVHMSYQSAPDEPAVTATRHVKQRETDFDDLTRVDHLVRDLLSDEIDLDEARIRLAQIASTGHRTPRWAVTLSWGAIGAGVAMLIGGDWVVVLIAAVAAICLEVLQRWLSRLRLPFFYAQVAGGLFASLLAVGASAADISTDPSLVITASIVMLLAGLGFIGAIQDALTDFYVTAVARILEVMISTVGVIVGVSGGLTVGRLVGVDINLDPGAAGLSHFPLVVAGGALSAGAFAFAAYAPSRVLLPIAAIAGIASGIYLVLSENDLGRAWPAGIAAIFIGLVSYTVAGRAQVPPLVIVVSGIVPLLPGLSIYRGLSLLGADDYTGILQMITAAAIAISLAAGVILGEYVAQPLRREARRLEQRLAGPRLVGPLRARAVRKATKRGNMHSM encoded by the coding sequence ATGGGACGGGTGACCGAGACACGTGAGATCCAGCGCACGCTCGACGTCGCCCTGCGGGTGGGCGACATGCTCCTGGCCAACGGCGCCGGCGCGGCCGACGTCACCGCCACGATGTCCTCGATCGCGCACCACCTCGGCCTGCGGCAGGCCCTCGTCGACGTCACGTTCACGACGGTCCACATGAGCTACCAGTCGGCGCCAGACGAGCCGGCCGTCACGGCGACACGGCACGTGAAGCAGCGCGAGACCGATTTCGACGACCTCACGCGGGTCGACCACCTCGTGCGCGACCTGCTGTCGGACGAGATCGACCTCGACGAGGCGCGCATCCGGCTCGCCCAGATCGCCTCGACGGGTCACCGGACGCCGCGGTGGGCCGTGACGTTGAGCTGGGGTGCGATCGGCGCCGGCGTCGCGATGCTGATCGGCGGCGACTGGGTCGTGGTCCTGATCGCGGCGGTCGCCGCGATCTGCCTCGAGGTGCTGCAGCGCTGGCTGTCGCGCCTCCGGCTGCCGTTCTTCTACGCCCAGGTCGCCGGCGGGCTGTTCGCCTCGTTGCTGGCCGTGGGCGCCTCAGCCGCAGACATCTCCACCGACCCGTCACTCGTGATCACCGCGAGCATCGTCATGCTGCTCGCGGGTCTCGGGTTCATCGGTGCGATCCAGGACGCGCTGACGGACTTCTACGTCACGGCGGTCGCCCGCATCCTCGAGGTCATGATCTCGACGGTCGGCGTCATCGTGGGGGTCAGCGGCGGCCTCACGGTCGGCCGGCTCGTCGGCGTCGACATCAACCTCGACCCCGGCGCTGCAGGGCTCTCGCACTTCCCACTCGTCGTCGCCGGCGGCGCCCTCAGCGCGGGAGCGTTCGCCTTCGCGGCGTACGCGCCGAGCCGCGTGCTGCTGCCGATCGCCGCGATCGCCGGCATCGCGTCGGGCATCTACCTCGTGCTGTCCGAGAACGACCTCGGCCGTGCCTGGCCGGCGGGGATCGCGGCGATCTTCATCGGCCTCGTCAGCTACACGGTCGCGGGCCGGGCGCAGGTGCCGCCGCTCGTGATCGTCGTGTCCGGCATCGTGCCGCTGCTGCCCGGCCTGTCGATCTATCGCGGGCTGTCGCTCCTCGGCGCCGACGACTACACCGGCATCCTGCAGATGATCACCGCCGCGGCGATCGCGATCTCGCTCGCCGCCGGCGTGATCCTCGGTGAGTACGTCGCGCAGCCGCTGCGTCGTGAGGCCCGGCGCCTGGAGCAGCGCCTCGCCGGCCCGCGTCTCGTCGGACCGCTCCGGGCTCGCGCGGTCCGCAAGGCGACCAAACGCGGAAACATGCACTCGATGTGA
- a CDS encoding alpha/beta hydrolase — MTEWIPDELGEGYEQHTIPLGADPDGEGQVEATLVRRVPGEAYESAVLYVHGFSDYFFQRELADFFAERGFAFYALDLRKCGRSRREGQTGHYVSDLALYDAELEQSLAIIREETGGKPVVLSAHSTGGLILALWLDRLNKQPGGSKGAGIAGLVLNSPWFDLQGAPWMRSVGTKAIAAVARVKPKSIIKLPHTDAYGSSLHVSANGEWDFNTAFKPLEGFPVSYGWLTAIRRGHAKLHKGLDVGVPSLVLRSTRTRFARRYSEDVATADAVLDVKQIARWSGCLGDQVMVVPIEDAKHDVFISREAPRKAAYAAVDDWLRVKQLVSS; from the coding sequence ATGACCGAGTGGATCCCCGACGAGCTGGGCGAGGGCTACGAGCAGCACACGATCCCGCTCGGTGCCGATCCCGACGGTGAGGGCCAGGTCGAGGCGACGCTGGTCCGCCGCGTGCCCGGCGAGGCGTACGAGTCGGCGGTGCTCTACGTCCACGGCTTCAGCGACTACTTCTTCCAGCGCGAGCTCGCCGATTTCTTCGCCGAGCGGGGCTTCGCGTTCTACGCCCTCGACCTGCGCAAGTGCGGACGCTCCCGGCGCGAGGGGCAGACCGGGCACTACGTCTCCGACCTGGCGCTCTACGACGCCGAGCTCGAGCAGTCGCTCGCGATCATCCGCGAGGAGACCGGAGGCAAGCCGGTCGTGCTGTCGGCCCACTCGACGGGCGGCCTGATCCTGGCCCTGTGGCTCGACCGGCTCAACAAGCAGCCGGGTGGCAGCAAGGGCGCGGGCATCGCCGGGCTGGTGCTCAACAGCCCGTGGTTCGACCTGCAGGGTGCGCCGTGGATGCGTTCGGTCGGCACCAAGGCGATCGCCGCGGTGGCGCGGGTCAAGCCCAAGTCGATCATCAAGCTGCCGCACACCGATGCGTACGGCAGCAGCCTGCACGTCAGCGCCAACGGCGAGTGGGACTTCAACACGGCGTTCAAGCCGCTCGAGGGGTTCCCCGTGTCGTACGGCTGGCTCACCGCGATCCGCCGCGGGCACGCGAAGCTGCACAAGGGGCTCGACGTCGGCGTGCCGTCGCTGGTGCTGCGCTCGACGCGCACACGGTTCGCCCGGCGCTACAGCGAGGACGTGGCGACGGCCGACGCGGTCCTCGACGTCAAGCAGATCGCGCGGTGGTCCGGGTGCCTCGGCGACCAGGTCATGGTCGTGCCGATCGAGGACGCCAAGCACGACGTCTTCATCTCGCGGGAGGCGCCCCGCAAGGCGGCCTACGCCGCGGTCGACGACTGGCTCCGGGTCAAGCAGCTCGTCAGCTCGTGA
- a CDS encoding VOC family protein, with product MRLHHVQVACPPGGEGAARRFYVDGLGMTEVDKPADLAGRGGCWFRSVADGVVTAEIHVGVEAEFAPARKAHPALVLDSVAELEQRASTVVAAGFDVDWSERATFDGFERFHTADGNGNRVEVMAPLSPAV from the coding sequence GTGAGGCTTCACCACGTCCAGGTCGCCTGCCCGCCGGGTGGCGAGGGTGCCGCCCGCAGGTTCTACGTCGACGGGCTCGGCATGACCGAGGTCGACAAGCCGGCCGACCTGGCCGGGCGCGGCGGCTGCTGGTTCCGGTCTGTCGCCGACGGGGTGGTGACGGCCGAGATCCATGTCGGCGTCGAGGCGGAGTTCGCGCCGGCCCGCAAGGCGCATCCCGCGCTGGTGCTGGACTCGGTCGCGGAGCTCGAGCAGCGAGCATCGACTGTGGTCGCAGCCGGCTTCGACGTGGACTGGTCCGAACGGGCCACGTTCGACGGGTTCGAGCGGTTCCACACCGCCGACGGCAACGGCAACCGGGTCGAGGTCATGGCTCCCCTCTCGCCGGCGGTATGA
- a CDS encoding MFS transporter: MTERSPRLVLVVMCVGYFLVLLDVTIVNVALPRLGADLGTSVAGLQWVVDGYAVAFASLLLTSGVVGDRLGHRRVVLAGLSVFGLASVACTVAPATPWLVGSRVAQGVGAALLLPGTLAVIAESYPVRQAQARVIGVWAGIGSLALPAGPLLGGVLVEVGGWRAIFAVNIPIVLVALVVAHRVVPAGGPRSGAPLDRAGTALGAVTLAATTLGVIEAGHGGGPLALTAAVVAVAALAGFVATELHSAHPMLPPRLWRRPAFAVANGVAGIMNLGTLGMLFLLTAYLQTVQDRSALEAGVALLPLFLPLVVLAPLSGRLTGRLGPRAPMVAGLLTAAAGLALISGWASTTTYALVLPPLLLWGVGLGILTPAVVAAAVASVDEGSSGLASGVNNTARQAGGAVGIAVYGAVAGPATRPAAFVGGMHALGLATAALFVATAAATALLIPPARGEP, from the coding sequence ATGACGGAACGATCCCCGCGCCTCGTCCTCGTCGTGATGTGTGTCGGCTACTTCCTGGTGCTGCTCGACGTGACGATCGTCAACGTCGCCCTGCCGCGGCTCGGAGCCGACCTCGGCACCAGCGTCGCCGGGCTGCAATGGGTGGTCGACGGGTACGCCGTGGCGTTCGCCTCGCTCCTGCTGACCAGCGGTGTCGTCGGCGACCGGCTCGGTCATCGCCGGGTCGTGCTCGCCGGGCTGTCGGTGTTCGGCCTCGCGTCGGTCGCCTGCACGGTGGCACCGGCGACCCCGTGGCTCGTCGGGTCCCGCGTCGCCCAAGGCGTAGGGGCCGCGCTGCTGCTGCCCGGCACGCTCGCGGTGATCGCCGAGTCATACCCGGTCAGGCAGGCCCAGGCGCGTGTGATCGGCGTATGGGCCGGCATCGGCAGCCTCGCCCTCCCGGCCGGACCGCTGCTCGGCGGCGTCCTCGTCGAGGTGGGCGGCTGGCGAGCGATCTTCGCCGTCAACATCCCGATCGTCCTGGTCGCGTTGGTCGTGGCGCATCGCGTGGTGCCGGCGGGTGGTCCGCGGTCAGGCGCACCGCTCGACCGGGCGGGCACGGCGCTGGGAGCCGTCACCCTCGCAGCCACGACCCTCGGGGTGATCGAGGCGGGACATGGTGGCGGACCGCTGGCGCTGACCGCTGCCGTTGTCGCGGTCGCCGCGCTCGCCGGCTTCGTCGCGACCGAGCTCCACAGTGCGCACCCGATGCTGCCGCCTCGCCTGTGGCGACGTCCCGCATTCGCCGTCGCCAACGGCGTCGCCGGGATCATGAACCTCGGCACGCTCGGGATGCTGTTCCTGCTGACCGCGTACCTGCAGACGGTCCAGGACCGCAGCGCGCTGGAGGCGGGCGTCGCGCTGCTGCCGCTGTTCCTCCCCTTGGTCGTCCTGGCGCCGTTGAGCGGGCGGCTCACGGGCCGCCTCGGCCCACGGGCTCCCATGGTCGCCGGGCTCCTGACGGCCGCTGCAGGCTTGGCCCTGATCAGCGGCTGGGCGAGCACCACGACGTACGCACTGGTGCTCCCTCCACTCCTCCTGTGGGGCGTCGGCCTCGGGATCCTGACACCGGCCGTCGTCGCAGCAGCAGTGGCCTCCGTCGACGAAGGCAGCAGCGGCCTCGCCTCAGGGGTCAACAACACCGCGCGTCAGGCCGGCGGGGCGGTCGGCATCGCGGTCTACGGCGCCGTCGCCGGTCCCGCCACCCGACCGGCCGCGTTCGTCGGCGGCATGCACGCGCTCGGGCTCGCCACGGCGGCGCTGTTCGTCGCCACCGCGGCGGCAACGGCGCTGCTCATACCGCCGGCGAGAGGGGAGCCATGA
- a CDS encoding helix-turn-helix transcriptional regulator has translation METSTTVHRGDADVAHVAALFADPTRARVLVALADGRSLPAGVLATEAGVSAQAASAQLARLRDNGLIDVEQSGRHRYYRLASDQVATILEALAVIAPTEPVRSLREGTRAAALRRARTCYDHLAGRLGCAVTAALLERGALVRTDERTTTERRPDDRLSSRVTDAPYELGPAATDVLTSLGLPPDTASAAGARPLLRFCVDWSEQRHHLGGRLGADLLTQFLSAGWVARRPRHRAVDLTDLGADRLKALIGVEIS, from the coding sequence ATGGAGACCTCGACCACCGTCCACCGCGGCGACGCCGACGTCGCACACGTCGCGGCCCTGTTCGCCGATCCGACCCGGGCGCGGGTGCTGGTCGCGTTGGCCGACGGGCGGTCGCTGCCCGCCGGTGTGCTCGCGACCGAGGCGGGCGTGTCGGCCCAGGCGGCCAGCGCCCAGCTCGCCCGGTTGCGCGACAACGGGCTGATCGACGTCGAGCAGTCGGGGCGGCACCGCTACTACCGGCTCGCCTCCGACCAGGTCGCCACGATCCTCGAGGCGCTCGCCGTGATCGCGCCGACGGAGCCGGTCCGCTCCCTGCGCGAGGGCACGCGCGCAGCGGCGCTGCGACGAGCGCGCACCTGCTACGACCACCTGGCCGGCCGCCTCGGCTGCGCTGTGACCGCCGCGCTGCTGGAGCGCGGCGCGCTGGTGCGGACTGATGAACGTACGACGACCGAGCGCCGGCCGGACGACCGGCTGTCCTCGCGGGTCACCGATGCGCCGTACGAGCTGGGGCCCGCTGCGACTGACGTGCTGACGTCGCTGGGCCTCCCGCCCGACACCGCCAGCGCGGCCGGCGCGCGACCGCTGCTGCGGTTCTGCGTCGACTGGAGCGAGCAACGGCATCACCTCGGCGGCCGGCTGGGGGCTGACCTCCTGACGCAGTTCCTGTCGGCGGGCTGGGTGGCTCGCCGGCCGCGCCACCGGGCGGTCGACCTCACCGACCTCGGTGCGGATCGCCTGAAGGCGCTGATCGGCGTCGAGATCTCCTGA
- a CDS encoding DNA polymerase III subunit gamma and tau, with product MDAPLALYRRYRPETFAEVIGQDHVTEPLRHALAANRVNHAYLFSGPRGCGKTTSARILARALNCEKAPIADPCGECQSCRDLARGGPGSIDVIEIDAASHGGVDDARDLRERAFFAPVNSRYKVYIIDEAHMVSPQGFNALLKLVEEPPPHLRFIFATTEPDKVIGTIRSRTHHYPFRLVPPKTLGDYLMQLCEAEHVALQPNALPLVVRAGQGSVRDTLSVLDQLLGGAGPEGVTYDLAVQLLGYTPDSLLDEVVDAFAASDGSTVFGVVDKVIESGQDPRRFAEDLLQRLRDLVIVAAVPDALSKGLLDVPGDRAERLLSQASNFGPSELTRAADIVNAALIEFRGATAPRLLLELMCARILVPGSDNSAQGFQARLDRLERRLSIDGGAAPAPVAPAAPPASAAPPAPAAPAAPVESPAPQVVAPVAEPVDTAPAPVAEPVAEAPAPVAEPESVEPAPATQPVAVEPATDPVPATGNLTIADVRRLWPEILDKIRDLRRFAWVMLSQNAQVTGLDGSTLTIALVNAGARDSFINSRSEEYVQQALHAVLGVTWKIEAIVDPSARPGAGSSDEPASADPAPAATPRKGVSAPESVREALRDPVTPEAREDPDASATRDDPVVDHEEIDPEDLLSRELGAHVIDESRHD from the coding sequence GTGGATGCCCCCCTTGCCCTCTATCGCCGCTATCGGCCGGAGACGTTCGCCGAGGTGATCGGGCAGGATCACGTGACCGAGCCGCTGCGCCACGCGCTGGCCGCCAACCGGGTCAATCACGCCTACCTGTTCTCCGGGCCTCGAGGCTGCGGCAAGACCACCAGCGCCCGCATCCTGGCACGCGCGCTCAACTGCGAGAAGGCGCCGATCGCCGACCCGTGCGGCGAGTGCCAGAGCTGCCGTGACCTGGCCCGCGGCGGACCGGGCAGCATCGACGTCATCGAGATCGACGCGGCCAGCCACGGCGGTGTCGACGACGCGCGTGACCTGCGCGAGCGCGCGTTCTTCGCCCCGGTCAACAGCCGCTACAAGGTCTACATCATCGACGAGGCGCACATGGTCTCGCCGCAGGGCTTCAACGCGCTGCTCAAGCTCGTCGAGGAGCCGCCGCCGCACCTCCGGTTCATCTTCGCCACGACCGAGCCCGACAAGGTCATCGGCACGATCCGCTCGCGCACGCACCACTACCCGTTCCGGCTGGTGCCGCCCAAGACCCTCGGCGACTACCTCATGCAGCTGTGCGAGGCCGAGCATGTCGCGCTCCAGCCCAACGCGCTGCCCCTGGTCGTACGCGCGGGGCAGGGCTCGGTCCGCGACACCCTCAGTGTGCTCGACCAGCTGCTGGGCGGCGCCGGTCCGGAGGGCGTGACCTACGACCTCGCGGTCCAACTGCTCGGCTACACCCCTGACTCGCTGCTCGACGAAGTCGTCGACGCGTTCGCCGCGAGCGACGGCTCGACCGTCTTCGGCGTGGTCGACAAGGTCATCGAGTCGGGCCAGGACCCGCGCCGGTTCGCCGAGGACCTGCTGCAGCGGCTGCGCGACCTCGTGATCGTCGCCGCGGTGCCCGATGCGCTGTCCAAGGGACTGCTCGACGTGCCCGGCGACCGGGCGGAGCGACTGCTGAGCCAGGCCAGCAACTTCGGCCCCTCGGAGCTCACCCGCGCCGCCGACATCGTCAACGCCGCGCTGATCGAGTTCCGCGGGGCCACGGCGCCGCGGCTGCTGCTCGAGCTGATGTGCGCCCGCATCCTCGTGCCGGGGTCCGACAACTCGGCGCAGGGATTCCAGGCCCGGCTCGACCGCCTGGAGCGCCGGCTGTCGATCGACGGCGGCGCCGCCCCGGCTCCTGTCGCTCCGGCTGCACCGCCGGCCTCGGCTGCTCCGCCCGCTCCGGCTGCTCCGGCGGCACCCGTCGAATCCCCGGCACCCCAGGTCGTTGCTCCCGTCGCCGAGCCCGTCGACACGGCACCGGCGCCGGTCGCCGAACCCGTCGCCGAGGCACCCGCCCCGGTCGCCGAGCCCGAATCCGTCGAACCCGCACCGGCCACCCAGCCCGTCGCCGTGGAACCCGCGACGGATCCGGTGCCGGCAACCGGCAACCTCACGATCGCGGACGTACGCCGGCTGTGGCCCGAGATCCTCGACAAGATCCGCGATCTGCGGCGCTTCGCCTGGGTCATGCTCAGCCAGAACGCCCAGGTCACCGGCCTCGACGGGTCGACCCTGACGATCGCCCTGGTCAACGCCGGTGCCCGTGACTCGTTCATCAACAGCCGGTCCGAGGAGTACGTCCAGCAGGCGCTGCACGCCGTGCTCGGCGTCACCTGGAAGATCGAGGCGATCGTCGACCCGAGCGCCCGCCCCGGCGCCGGCAGCTCCGACGAGCCGGCGTCGGCCGACCCGGCGCCCGCAGCGACCCCCCGCAAGGGTGTCTCGGCGCCCGAGTCCGTACGCGAGGCGCTGCGCGACCCGGTCACCCCCGAGGCCCGCGAGGATCCCGACGCCTCGGCCACCCGCGACGACCCCGTCGTGGACCACGAGGAGATCGACCCCGAGGACCTCTTGAGCCGGGAGCTGGGGGCGCACGTCATTGACGAGTCCCGCCACGACTGA
- a CDS encoding aminodeoxychorismate/anthranilate synthase component II: MAQGAHAAKVLFIDNYDSFVYNLVQYAGELGAQAEVVRNDAVTVEELVAARERGDFTHVVVSPGPGAPSDAGVSIEAIRRLGPTTPILGVCLGHQAIGEAYGASVVRAPEVVHGKPSLVHHDGRGVYAGLPTPLVCARYHSLVIDPATLPGELEATAHTASGIVMGVRHRSHPVEGVQMHPESILTARGHEMLQSFLGSVD; encoded by the coding sequence ATAGCTCAAGGAGCGCATGCCGCCAAGGTCCTGTTCATCGACAACTACGACTCGTTCGTCTACAACCTCGTCCAGTACGCCGGTGAGCTCGGCGCGCAGGCCGAGGTCGTCCGCAACGATGCCGTCACCGTTGAGGAGCTCGTCGCAGCGCGTGAACGCGGCGACTTCACCCACGTCGTCGTGTCGCCCGGCCCCGGCGCGCCGTCCGACGCCGGCGTCAGCATCGAGGCGATTCGCCGGCTGGGCCCGACGACGCCGATCCTCGGGGTGTGCCTCGGTCACCAGGCGATCGGCGAGGCCTACGGGGCCAGCGTCGTCCGGGCCCCTGAGGTCGTCCACGGCAAGCCGTCCCTGGTGCACCACGACGGCCGGGGCGTCTACGCCGGACTGCCGACGCCGCTGGTCTGTGCCCGCTACCACTCGCTCGTGATCGACCCCGCGACGCTGCCCGGCGAGCTCGAGGCCACGGCCCACACCGCGTCCGGCATCGTCATGGGCGTCCGTCACCGCAGTCATCCCGTAGAGGGTGTGCAGATGCATCCCGAATCCATCCTCACGGCGCGCGGCCACGAGATGCTCCAGTCCTTCCTCGGTTCCGTAGACTGA